The proteins below are encoded in one region of Holophagaceae bacterium:
- the thiS gene encoding sulfur carrier protein ThiS, translating into MRLFINGAEKQAPALSTVAELSDWLQLPAFGTAVELNGEVIRRAEHPTTALKDGDRLEVVRLVGGG; encoded by the coding sequence ATGCGGCTGTTCATCAATGGGGCGGAAAAACAGGCTCCCGCCTTGTCCACCGTTGCCGAGCTTAGCGACTGGCTCCAGCTCCCCGCCTTCGGCACCGCCGTCGAATTGAATGGCGAAGTCATCCGGCGGGCCGAGCACCCGACCACCGCGTTGAAAGACGGCGATCGGCTGGAGGTGGTGCGCCTGGTGGGCGGGGGCTGA
- the ribD gene encoding bifunctional diaminohydroxyphosphoribosylaminopyrimidine deaminase/5-amino-6-(5-phosphoribosylamino)uracil reductase RibD, which produces MPELDAALAWDLACGGPFPDPALLSGDERFMALALKEAQKGVGLSSPNPPVGCLLVKEGRIIGQGAHSRAGDPHGEIIALMDAEARGNDVTGATAFVTLEPCCHHGRTPPCTDALLQAGVSRIVVGVRDPNPRVDGGGIAILRAAGREVTEGVLLEACSRFHAPFFKFIQTGLPWVSLKLALGSDGGLGPAGVTTSVTPPAIQSLAHALRRASDAILVGRGTIEQDDPQLTDRWPEPLAAHRRFYRVVLDPGGRLGSEKKVWRPYPGQPALRILVGEAAPLRGVEDLHVPPSPSGSGCSLRHLLHELSSRGVGRVLVEGGARTAQAFLEAGLVDNIHLFRSTKPIGGVTINLDGITDWKPLAGIPWTADGQAGTWDILTP; this is translated from the coding sequence ATGCCTGAGCTGGATGCGGCCCTGGCTTGGGACCTTGCCTGCGGCGGTCCCTTTCCTGACCCGGCCCTCCTGAGCGGCGATGAACGCTTCATGGCGCTGGCCCTCAAGGAGGCCCAGAAGGGGGTGGGTCTTTCCAGTCCCAATCCGCCCGTAGGCTGTCTGCTCGTGAAGGAGGGGCGCATCATCGGGCAGGGGGCCCATTCCCGGGCTGGGGATCCCCATGGTGAGATCATCGCCCTGATGGATGCCGAGGCCAGGGGCAATGACGTGACGGGCGCCACCGCCTTTGTCACCCTCGAACCCTGCTGCCACCACGGCCGCACGCCACCCTGCACGGATGCGCTCCTCCAGGCGGGAGTCAGCAGGATCGTGGTCGGCGTCCGGGATCCGAATCCGCGCGTGGATGGCGGCGGCATCGCCATCCTCCGGGCGGCGGGCCGCGAGGTGACGGAGGGGGTGCTCCTGGAGGCCTGCTCCCGCTTCCACGCGCCTTTTTTCAAGTTCATCCAGACCGGGCTTCCCTGGGTCTCCCTCAAGTTGGCCCTGGGCTCCGATGGCGGCCTGGGTCCTGCGGGCGTGACGACTTCCGTGACCCCCCCCGCGATCCAATCCCTGGCTCACGCGCTCCGGCGCGCTTCGGACGCGATCCTGGTGGGACGGGGGACCATCGAGCAGGATGATCCCCAGCTCACGGACCGCTGGCCCGAACCCCTGGCCGCCCATCGTCGGTTCTACCGTGTGGTGCTGGACCCCGGCGGCAGATTGGGCTCCGAAAAAAAGGTCTGGCGGCCCTATCCCGGCCAGCCCGCGCTTCGGATCCTGGTGGGGGAGGCTGCTCCCCTGCGCGGCGTGGAGGATCTGCACGTGCCCCCGTCCCCTTCGGGGTCTGGATGCAGTTTGCGACATCTGTTGCACGAGCTGTCCTCCCGGGGGGTCGGCCGGGTGCTGGTGGAGGGTGGAGCCAGGACCGCCCAGGCTTTTCTCGAGGCCGGGCTTGTAGACAACATCCACCTGTTCCGTTCGACTAAACCCATCGGCGGTGTCACCATTAACCTGGATGGAATCACGGATTGGAAGCCTCTGGCAGGCATTCCGTGGACCGCGGACGGACAGGCGGGAACCTGGGACATCCTCACCCCCTGA
- the ftsY gene encoding signal recognition particle-docking protein FtsY — MALFTGLIDKFRQGLKRTQEVVLRPLGHLLGLRKLDEDQLLELEDLLLQADLGVHAVERLMLRLRFEMKRSGEIDPKAVLKDELLKIIHQQPLRPFEAPCTQVVLLVGVNGVGKTTTLGKLAAHLKGRGEEVLVVAGDTFRAAAIDQLELWGQRAGVPVIRNQMGGDPAAIAFDGATSAKAKGTHWVLIDTAGRLHTKDHLMKELDKIRRSLQKVIPDAPHRVLLVLDATTGQNGIHQAEAFKLAAGVTDLVLTKLDGSAKGGVVVPILERLKLPIAFVGVGEGVDDLIPFNAEAFVDGLLDA; from the coding sequence GTGGCTCTTTTCACTGGTCTGATCGATAAGTTCCGGCAGGGGCTCAAGCGCACCCAGGAAGTGGTGCTGCGGCCCCTGGGGCACCTGCTCGGGCTCCGGAAGCTGGACGAGGACCAGTTGCTGGAGCTGGAAGACCTGCTGCTGCAGGCGGATCTGGGTGTGCACGCGGTGGAGCGGCTCATGCTCCGCCTGCGTTTCGAAATGAAGCGAAGCGGTGAAATCGACCCCAAGGCTGTGCTCAAGGACGAGCTGCTCAAGATCATCCACCAGCAGCCGCTCCGGCCCTTCGAGGCGCCCTGCACCCAGGTCGTGCTCCTGGTGGGCGTCAATGGCGTCGGCAAGACCACCACGCTCGGCAAGCTCGCCGCCCACCTGAAGGGCAGGGGCGAGGAGGTCCTCGTGGTGGCCGGCGATACCTTCCGCGCCGCCGCCATTGATCAGTTGGAACTCTGGGGGCAGCGGGCGGGCGTGCCGGTGATCCGCAACCAGATGGGCGGCGACCCCGCGGCCATCGCCTTCGACGGAGCCACCAGCGCCAAGGCCAAGGGCACCCATTGGGTACTCATCGACACCGCCGGACGCTTGCACACCAAGGACCATCTCATGAAGGAACTCGACAAGATCCGCCGTAGCCTCCAGAAGGTCATTCCCGACGCGCCACACCGGGTGCTGCTGGTGCTGGACGCCACCACCGGCCAGAACGGCATCCACCAGGCCGAGGCTTTCAAGCTGGCCGCGGGGGTCACGGACCTGGTGCTCACGAAACTGGATGGCAGCGCCAAGGGCGGCGTGGTGGTGCCCATCCTGGAGCGCCTGAAGCTCCCCATCGCCTTCGTGGGCGTGGGCGAGGGGGTGGACGACCTGATTCCCTTCAACGCCGAGGCTTTTGTGGACGGGCTGTTAGATGCCTGA
- a CDS encoding tetratricopeptide repeat protein, protein MIPFALQTPPTQQQPLSPQAIQAKAEALEKAQKWNELADLFESLAPRDRGFFLTYWLKALQKAQRWERMLEVCEAAIPQIEAKSGPKAGLERLLRANALSRLERHPEALAAHRENGKLGSMASYRSACSEARLVPDWLSEQACADALLALKPGDAEALAWKGEALAQQKKFEDAESTLREALKADPKQSFAWSNLGRCLNERAAFREALEVLNQSLALDPTLPEAHYNRGRTNFELKQFQESVEDFRFALASRPGDPDLLENLRQAERYLKAARHGAKSR, encoded by the coding sequence ATGATCCCCTTCGCCCTTCAAACCCCGCCAACTCAGCAGCAGCCCCTTTCTCCCCAGGCCATCCAGGCCAAGGCGGAGGCTCTTGAAAAAGCACAGAAATGGAACGAACTGGCCGATCTGTTCGAATCCCTCGCTCCCAGGGATCGCGGATTCTTTCTGACCTATTGGCTGAAGGCCTTGCAGAAAGCGCAGCGATGGGAACGCATGCTGGAAGTCTGTGAGGCCGCCATACCGCAGATCGAGGCCAAGAGTGGTCCGAAGGCCGGTCTGGAGAGGCTCCTCCGCGCCAATGCCCTCAGCCGTCTGGAGCGCCACCCGGAAGCCTTGGCCGCTCATCGGGAGAATGGGAAATTGGGCTCCATGGCCAGTTACCGCTCGGCCTGCTCCGAAGCCCGGCTTGTCCCAGACTGGTTGAGCGAACAGGCCTGTGCGGATGCGCTGCTGGCCCTGAAACCCGGTGATGCGGAGGCCCTCGCCTGGAAGGGTGAGGCGCTTGCCCAACAAAAGAAATTCGAAGATGCGGAATCGACCCTGCGGGAAGCGCTCAAAGCGGACCCCAAGCAATCCTTCGCCTGGTCTAACCTGGGCCGCTGTCTCAACGAGCGGGCGGCCTTTCGCGAAGCCCTGGAGGTGCTGAACCAGTCCCTCGCGCTGGACCCAACGCTCCCCGAGGCCCACTACAACCGTGGCCGGACGAATTTCGAACTGAAGCAATTCCAAGAAAGCGTGGAGGATTTCCGGTTCGCTCTGGCCTCCCGTCCGGGAGATCCGGATCTACTGGAGAACCTGCGCCAAGCCGAGCGTTATCTCAAAGCCGCGCGCCACGGCGCCAAGTCCAGATAG
- the lon gene encoding endopeptidase La, translating into MAEENGSQLLQIEETPRIPEVLPVLPLRDVVVYPFVIQPLSVSREKSLRAVNTALVESRMVLLLSQKQVEMDNPGPDDLYRIGTAALIMRVLKLPDGRIRALVQGIQRVRVEYFTETEELLKARVEPVTEPEGVAPTVESDALMRSVKQTLEKAVSLGKTMPQEVLIIASNLENPGRLSDLVASNLEMKPRQLQEVLEITDPLPRLKRVNELLMREIELLEVQQKITLEAKGEIDKGQREYYLRQQLKAIQQELGEGSELAEEIQAFRDKLAKLVVPEEVMTEIERQLKKLERMHPDSSETAVTRTYLEWMTELPWGLRDVESLDLAKAAEVLDEDHYGLKKIKERLLEFLAVRKLNPNLKGTILCLVGPPGVGKTSLGRSIAKALGRKYARISLGGVHDESEIRGHRRTYVGAMPGRIIQALHQVKSMNPVIMLDEVDKIGRDMRGDPSAALLEVLDPEQNHTFRDHYLNVPLDLSQVLFLANANELDPIQPAFRDRMEIIHLSSYTLEEKLGIAVRHLIPKQLEKHGITVKQLVFTKAGLTSLVTGYTREAGLRQLEREIGAVCRKVARSVADESFKSKITLTEKNIQELLGPIKILPDERLKAPRIGVVTGLAWTSTGGEVLFVEGLSMPGKGGLILTGQLGDVMKESAQAALSYIRSRSEAFEIDPELFQKRDLHIHFPEGAIPKDGPSAGLAMATVLLSALKGIPIRNTFAMTGEIDLRGEALAIGGLKEKSLAALRLGLRDIIIPKPNLKDLEDIEPEVRKQLRFHPVSHVEEVFEKALVGWVRPEQRKKAKIGIKKNNRKK; encoded by the coding sequence ATGGCCGAGGAAAATGGTTCCCAGCTCTTGCAGATCGAAGAGACCCCGCGCATCCCGGAGGTGCTGCCGGTCCTACCGCTGCGCGATGTGGTGGTCTATCCCTTCGTCATCCAGCCCCTGAGCGTCAGCCGCGAGAAATCCCTGAGGGCCGTCAACACCGCCCTGGTCGAGAGCCGGATGGTGCTGCTGCTCTCCCAGAAGCAGGTGGAGATGGACAATCCGGGGCCCGATGATCTCTACCGCATCGGGACCGCGGCGCTCATCATGCGCGTGCTGAAGCTGCCCGACGGCCGCATCCGGGCCCTGGTGCAGGGCATCCAGCGCGTGCGCGTGGAATACTTCACGGAGACCGAGGAGCTGCTGAAGGCGCGCGTGGAGCCCGTCACGGAGCCCGAAGGTGTGGCGCCCACGGTGGAATCCGACGCGCTCATGCGCTCGGTCAAGCAGACCCTCGAAAAGGCCGTGTCCCTGGGCAAGACCATGCCCCAGGAAGTCCTCATCATCGCTTCCAACCTGGAGAACCCTGGGCGCCTCTCGGATCTGGTGGCCTCTAATCTGGAAATGAAGCCCCGGCAGTTGCAGGAGGTCCTGGAGATCACGGACCCGCTGCCCCGCCTCAAGCGCGTGAACGAGCTGCTGATGCGCGAGATCGAGCTGCTGGAGGTCCAGCAGAAGATCACCCTGGAAGCCAAGGGCGAGATCGATAAGGGCCAGCGCGAGTATTACCTCCGCCAGCAATTGAAGGCCATCCAGCAGGAGCTGGGCGAAGGCTCCGAGCTGGCCGAGGAGATCCAGGCCTTCCGGGACAAGCTGGCCAAGCTCGTGGTCCCCGAGGAGGTCATGACGGAGATCGAGCGGCAGTTGAAGAAGCTCGAACGGATGCATCCCGACAGCAGCGAAACCGCGGTCACACGCACCTACCTGGAGTGGATGACGGAGCTGCCCTGGGGCCTCCGGGATGTGGAAAGCCTGGACCTGGCCAAGGCCGCGGAGGTTCTCGACGAGGACCACTACGGCCTGAAAAAAATCAAGGAGCGGCTGCTGGAATTCCTCGCGGTGCGGAAATTGAACCCCAACCTGAAGGGGACGATCCTCTGCCTGGTGGGCCCGCCGGGCGTCGGGAAGACCTCGCTGGGACGCAGCATCGCCAAGGCCCTCGGAAGGAAGTACGCGCGCATCTCCCTGGGCGGCGTGCATGACGAGAGCGAGATCCGCGGCCACCGCCGGACCTATGTGGGCGCCATGCCGGGCCGGATCATCCAGGCCCTGCACCAGGTGAAATCCATGAACCCCGTGATCATGCTGGACGAGGTGGACAAGATCGGGCGCGACATGCGCGGCGACCCCTCCGCGGCCCTGCTGGAAGTCCTGGATCCGGAGCAGAACCATACCTTCCGGGACCACTACCTGAACGTGCCGCTGGACCTTTCCCAGGTGCTCTTCCTCGCCAACGCCAATGAGCTGGACCCCATCCAGCCGGCTTTCCGGGACCGCATGGAAATCATCCACCTGTCGAGCTACACGCTGGAGGAAAAGCTCGGCATCGCCGTGCGGCACCTCATCCCCAAGCAGTTGGAGAAGCACGGGATCACCGTGAAGCAGTTGGTTTTCACCAAGGCGGGACTCACCTCCCTGGTGACCGGCTACACCCGGGAGGCGGGCCTTCGCCAGTTGGAGCGCGAGATCGGCGCCGTGTGCCGGAAGGTCGCGCGCAGCGTGGCGGATGAGAGCTTCAAATCAAAAATCACCCTCACCGAAAAAAACATCCAGGAGCTGTTGGGGCCCATCAAGATCCTTCCGGACGAGCGCCTCAAGGCGCCGCGCATCGGCGTGGTGACCGGCCTCGCCTGGACCAGCACCGGCGGGGAAGTCCTCTTCGTGGAAGGCCTCTCCATGCCCGGAAAGGGCGGTCTCATCCTCACCGGCCAGCTCGGAGATGTCATGAAAGAGAGCGCCCAGGCCGCTTTGAGCTACATCCGGAGCCGGAGCGAGGCCTTCGAGATCGATCCGGAGCTGTTCCAGAAACGGGACCTGCACATCCATTTCCCCGAAGGCGCCATCCCCAAAGACGGCCCCAGCGCGGGCCTCGCCATGGCGACGGTGCTGCTGTCCGCCCTCAAAGGCATTCCCATCCGCAACACCTTCGCCATGACCGGCGAAATCGATCTGCGCGGCGAAGCCTTGGCCATCGGCGGCTTGAAGGAGAAAAGCCTCGCGGCCCTGCGCCTTGGGCTCCGGGACATCATCATTCCCAAACCCAATCTCAAGGATCTGGAGGACATCGAGCCGGAAGTCCGCAAGCAACTGCGCTTCCATCCCGTGAGCCACGTCGAAGAGGTGTTCGAAAAGGCCCTGGTGGGCTGGGTGCGGCCAGAACAGCGGAAGAAAGCCAAGATCGGCATCAAAAAGAACAATAGGAAAAAATAA